The DNA segment AGAATTTTGGGATACTATTCTGCTGGAGTTGCTAATGTTCTTTCTGTAGTTCTGCTTGCATTCTCTGGtttggtttgtttattattttaacaaactgtttcataatctattttaatcgttatttcataaaaatattgtaattctgtgtttcataattaatttttaataaattaatttaatataacatccgtattaataatattttttgaaacccTTACATATATTCTTGATAATAAGCagcctaaaatataaaattaattcagaaCTTGATCAGAGAGCATTTAGTCCCTCAACTTTTAATCATACGTTATACACATAAATCTTCATTTTAGAATGTACTCTGcctgatttttatattactacctCATCCAAATCTGATATAAGATCGGCGCAAGTCTTTATAAACAATTTGCAGAAAGGTTTCAGGTTACATTGCTTAGGTTTTACCTGCCCGTCGTCATGCGCCTTTTGGTAGTGTAAAATACTGAAGTATAAGCCTTAATATTATATGAGATAAAATAAGCAAGCATGTAtatgatgtaataataattcagccctgtgttatatactgtcccactgctggacatgggcctcctccgctattgagagggattaggccttgtccacgacgctggcctagtgcggattggtagatttcacataccctcaaaattcctataaagaacttctcaggtatgcaggtcccctcacgatgttttcctctattgttaaagtaagcgataatttacaaagaatacacgcataattttagaaaactttgAGTGTATgtcattgggatttgaacctgcggacattcgcctcagcagtccgttctacagATCTAACTAGGCTATCAGCGCTCGTTTCTATGATGTAtgataacaaatatttgatcaGTTAAGTCCAAAAATGTGGTTTGTCCAATCATTCTTCATTTACGTTCGATGCAATCTATTTTATCAGctaaaacatgaaatatacaAAGTTATCACTAATGACCGGCACGAGCttcgataatataatttattataatagcgtCTGATACAGATATATTGATTAAGTTTGAggaattaaaaaatttataaacctATTTTTGCCTATAATTAATCAAAAACATGATTATGTAAGGTTACGGCTATATAGCAAAACAGTAAACTTAAAGTTAAGAAGtgtgcgctcatgcgatggttactcaatctatggtgaaatagcaaaacatggatgtaaaatacttaatgtgATTTTGCACGTTTTAATAGACATGTACATGCACTACCTTTctgttaatatgttatttaacaaAGGAAACTGACACGTCTTATCActcgaacattttaaataatacagcAACTTATTACTAATTGCTAATAAGTAGAAATAAGCAAAAATTTTGGAGCActtgatgtccggtctataattgtaaattataacctgTCAAGAGTTAAACACTTAGATACGTAtcattttatcgataaaatttatcataatcTATTTATTGAGCACAATTTCTCaacattttatctttattatgataataatcaacagtatacattattttcaattgtaaGTGTAACTTACGTACAAAATGATcttgtaaatattgttgttaattaGAATTAACACGTAGATTAGCACGCGAATTCTTACGCAGATGGAGTACTTCCACTCTGGAGGAGTCCCAACCCTAGCCGGCCAGTCcacacggaatcagggaacgcggtgtcgccattCACCTTCGGTTTGCCAAGAAGCCGtccctgcgggcttattattattattattatatattgttaggaactgaagcgatttttattaaaataaaaagaaatatcactgactacagatatACTTTCAAAGATATTACTCAAACCGAACAACCGGTACTTACGACTGGTAATGAACAACTGCTCGCTGCTGATTGACGACTgcctcggtctgtcaaacgctgtgtgtttttatagcaaaaggtatcacaaataccctcacaacaatatttatatcCAACAATATATAATCGGGCAGGCAGTTGAGACAAccgataattaaaattaaactatttttcggattttatcgtggttttaatattttagttttcttccgacgtttcgtgTGAGATCATTCTGTGTAGATCggaccaacagctaaaatttaaaaagttgtataaatgtataatgtagGTAGGCGCGGGATTGTGACCTGGAGGGGGAGTTTATAGTGAACTCTATAACGGGACTGTTGTTTCGGCACTGAACTGGACGCGAGCCCCTTTACCGCACCGCGCCTACGGGCTGCGTCCACGACGTCGTCCTAGGTTCCCGCAGTGCCGAGCTGGCTGTGTTTAAGGGAGGACGCGTGCGCGAGCGTAACCTGTGGGCTCAACCCTTGACATTGTCGAtcagaattatatattaatattgttagtaaTACACCCCATatacttgtaaaattaaataaatatatacccgATAAGTGGCGCATTGTAAATGaatttgcggatgaacaacacctcagtcgcccccgtgaccacgaagacaGACTTCGAAACatcaggagaaaactaaaatattaaaaccgcgataaaatccgaaaaatagtttcattttaatgtctatcattcgcgtaaacataagatcaTTACAATAATGCCCGTATCTCGCTATTAATACTGGTTTTCATTGTAGCTATGTATTTGTGCAATCGGTTCTTAAACTGCTTTATGTTTTCAGCTGTAATGGCATGTTCTGACAAGTTTACTGTGAGCTCCTTGGCATGCTAATGGTTTGATTATTAACATTTTCGGggacttaaaatttaaaatagtttgaaatttggctaatatttatttttattctggcGCAACgaaattacatttgaattatgTAGTACGATTTAATCTAAACATGACATCGATATATGAGAGATGTTACTTTGCTCGATAGTAGCAAAATGATGTTCACCTGATCTAGACTTAGATGTAAATTTGGTAACACTGAAAGGCGAGTcatcgattatttttttatttatttattatgttcgcCATTTATCTCATGATGGTTGCTATCTAGTTGCGTACAAAATGTATACGAATATCTACATAATACAGTTACTACTATTCTAAAGAGGAATACTAGAGTTTCTAGCTTATTCTGCTCTGATGAGAACTGCTTTGCAAACTGATGGTAGAGTGTTgtcggaatctaaataatgtgttaaattttacagggtcaaaataaataatcacaaatTATCAAAAGAACGCCCCCGGGTGGGCTCGAACCACCAACCTTTCGGTTAACAGCCGAACGCGCTAACCATTGCGCCACGGAGGCTTGTGGGCAGGTAGGCGAAATACAGAAGATGCTTAAACAGCTAAAGTATTTTTACAGTGGTTCAATCGTGTCAAGTCCTcagtacaatataaattttctataaacCATTTAGATAGTAGAATTGTATTGATTTGACAGTCTCCATGGCACAAGTGGCGATGGACATGATACGCTCTTCGATCTTCACACCGAATTTTAATTCGGTAATACTATTTCAAGACAAGGTATAGGACAGGACATTAGTAGCTTGATATTTTCTGCTAGATACCTACATATAACGATCCGACGGCTGACTTGGTAAGGAAGTACTTAGTGCCGAAGAGGAacccaaatattattatgattctaTGGTTAAATTTCCTAATACAAAAAAAGACTATAGGGTGTTCGTTTCCATTGAAAAGGTACCTATAATTTGCTATAAGTGCTTTCATACCCCAAGGAGATTTCACTCGGTCGTTACTTTAGCAGGCGCTTGTTCTTAAATAGTAAGTAACTATTTTACTATGGGATAGGACAATGGTATGTTGTTATTCTTAATAATAACACCTAACatattactttacatttttattttttttattgatctttTTAGAACAGATGAACAATATTTAGTAAAGACCAAATTGGACAAATTAGTAAACgaattaacaaatatactaCACCCTAACTCAGACTGACCGAGAGGATAAGATTTTTACATAGCGAGTGTGGGTGGAAAATTCGGTAAGGATCAACCGCACCGAACCTTTGAATGGcatatatctgacattcttaacAAGTCGAGAAGATCAAAAATAACCCAAACCGCCGGAAAAGCATGAGTACATTGATGAAGGTAGAAGAAGTGAAAAAAGTGTGCCAGAATGGGGCAATGGCAATCGATacactctgcctaccctttcgacTGTaggcatatattatatatgtacgtactaaacactattaaaataacGATTAAACTAATATTGAGGTAGTTGCGTGATTTCTATGTTGTTAACACCGCGCCCTGATCTATTCTCTTACTGTCCATTGAGACATCACTTTTCTGACTGACTTCAAAACATTATCACAGAGGATACAGAATGccttacataaaaaacataagtaaaattcaatatacaacatcaattaaaacataaaacttatcAAATCTAACATTTATTGCTCCCTATATTTATCTTTATGGTCTCCAAAAGACATTGCAGTACGTTTGACTATTTCAAACGGAACGGTGTTCTTcccaacaaaaaaaatgattttaaatattttgatcataGCAGTGCTTGTTACAACAAGTTATGGGATAAAAAGTTACGAAAACTACAAAGTGTATAATGTATATCCAAAATCAGAATTAGACGTGGAAAGACTGAACGGTTTGAAGAATGAAGAATACGACTTTTGGACCGACGTGGTCACCGTCGGCAATCCCGCAAGGATCATGGTGTCTCCTGCGCAGGATGCTTCGTTTGTTTCCTACATGCGATCTGTTGGTTTAGCTGCAAATGTTTCTATACCAAACGtaaaaaagtaagtaattgTAATCACAAAATGTTTTACGAAATATTTCTTTTTGGGAGTAATTACCCTTTTTAATGtgattattattatctacatcagtttttatgataaaataattaaagccgATTGGGATTATTGGTATTAAGAATTTAGAatagatatagatattaattgaattaaagtaCGTATCGAAATAATAACCTAAGTAGGAAAGTGGCTTTAAATTTGTCAACTCATAAGCTGATCGCAAAGTATAAGTTTGTTGATGACtcgaatattataatttttattcacaatgtTGACGAAAATGGAAAGCTATCTGTACTCAGAGATGCTAATATTAAAGCATGTAAAAATGAACGACGTGGTTGTCTAAAGTAGTTATGTGTTCTAGCGATAAAGTTCTGGGTGATATTGTCCTTCTCGCATTGCCGGTATTAGCTAAGCTAAGATCTATATTGGCATGAATTTAACTGACACCGAGCACTGAACTGAACTGACACAAGCTgacagtatttattttacaggCACAGCTAAGTGGCCCCGCTACATCTTATGGTAAGAATGGAGTcacatagaatgtcgactgtcgagaggatttttttgtaatttcattaTTACATGAAATGATTAACTCTCGATTGAATTAATGATTAAAAGAGATGATTAACTCTCtgcaatcgatacaattatgctggcctgttgcaaccggatatacacaggctgatcctagaacgcgacacacttacatatcTAGTTAGACTGTAAAAATTCATTAACATCAAGAGTAGGAGAAACATTTTTCTGTATTGAAACCTAATAAGATAGATTCTTTGCATAAATAACATCGTAtagtttatcaatatttttgaagtaCAATTACATACAATAgcctaattatttataacagatATAGATATCAGAAATCTACCTCACTTTATTTCAAGTGTTACTGCGCAATAAAAGACGTCAAATGGATAACAAATAACGATAGACTGAAATAAATGATAtcttggttttaaaaatatttataagccaTGGTCAAAATGTAGGTTTAAGTACAAATACTTTCTTTTATAGATTGATGGATGCACAAATGCAGCCTGCAAGCAATGCTGACCGCAGCGCAAGGCTTGGGTCCTTCAGCTGGGATAGATACTACAACCTTCAGCAAATCCATGCATGGCTGGATGAGCTGGTAACTTTGTATCCAGGTGTAGTCAGCACTCAAGTGATTGGAAGGTCGCTAGAAGGCCGCGAGATTAAAGGCGTGATCATTGACTTCAGAGAAGGTCAGAGAGGAGAGAACCCTCGCATTGCTATGATTGAAGGAGGTATTCATGCCAGAGAATGGATTTCTCCAGCAACAGTAACCTGGATTATTAAAGAGTTCCTTACAAGCAATGATCCTGAAGTCAGGGCCTTGGCAGAGAACTTTATATGGCACATTTTTCCAGTAGTCAACCCTGATGGTTATTCGTACACTTTTGCTGGGGTAAGAATAATCATGAtacgatacctcaaggtccattttcatacattttgtttcggctttaatctgggtaactaaacaagtattggcaagtatttaaattctttacttgccaatacttgttctaattgaataatattttcatttatagtaTTTGTACAGCAAcatatactattattaattcCATTTCAAATATagataatagtaaatatatatatatatatatatatataaatatatatatcactaatcaatttaaaggaaataataaGATAACCTACCTACTTACCTAGAAAAAAGTCAATTtccgtacatttttatttatgtaattgtaCCTActtacgactgcctcggtggcgtagttgtattgcatgtccggtacaatagcgctctgaggtcctgggttcgaatcccgggtcgggcaaaagtgatatttgggtttttctgctcagtatcagcccggagtctggaatttgtgcccgatatggcgataggctcgccccctatcacatcatgggacggaacatacttggcgaaaagtgggtgccctagttgcgcctctgcataccccttcggggataaatgcgtgatgttatgtatgtatgtatgtacctacttaaACATTTAGTTTGATACAAcaattgacaaaaaaatgttaaagcACTATCAATTAACTAACACTATATTAGTTCAGAAATATagtctgtcatttttatactaaGGTAACAAAATATTGCCAACTTGTTGCCACTATTTTATCGTTTGTCTGGTAAAGTTGATGATAGCCTCTCCATGGCAGtagaatatacatacatacttacattTTAATAGGACCGTATGTGGAGAAAGAACAGAAACCCTGCCAACCGCGTCGAATGCACAGAAGATGATAATGACTTGGGCAATGGAATTGACTTGAACAGGAACTTCGATTATGTTTGGATGAGTAAGTTTGacagtaatttaatatttactttatctaTTCTCATTCCTTTTAATTTGGGGTCAGCGCAACACAAAAGGTTTAAGGAAAGATTTGTTTTAGTCTTTAGACCAGCAACCGACGTCATATCTttccaaaacatttaaaaacaaaacttaaggTTTTTTGAATAGCTTAAACCGACATGGTAACCACGCAATGTCTGTTATGCCGCCAACCAGTActgtggacataataagacttaacatctcatgtcttaggatggcgagcgcagtggaataccaaccaatactttgtaattcaagatgttggatggtgtttctactctttatgggcggtcgtatcgcttaccatcaggcgaacggcaagctagtctcgtcattcgaagtaattaaaaaaagcgATAAACAGAATATTGTATGAAGACTAACTTTTTCCAGTAACGTTATATTGTGAGTGCAATACGTCACTCTAAGATCCTATCTTCAAATTACGGTTTAgacaaattgatattgggtATTTTTAACCGGAGTTTGGTATTGGTGCATGATATGGCAATAGTATCGCCCCTGTCACATACACACAAGGGTCAAAATGCTCAAGGTGAAAGGTGGATGCCCAGTTTGCACCTTTAATACTTCGGGGAAAAAATAtgatatgtgtttgtttgtttagcaACAtcatcgtatttattttaatatcgtatatattatttttgtaattattttatttattttgatcttTATGAACGTCTATATGCCAAAAGCATTCTTTAGCAGTCAACATTCTTCAATCATGTTCttgaatttagtatttttttacagctGTTGGGGCATCTTCCAACCCTTGCAGTCGGACGTACGCTGGTCCTTCGCCGTCCTCTGAACTCGAAGCTCAGGCCATAATGCAGCATGTTCTAAGCCTGAAGCAGAAAGGCAACTTCCTCTACTACTTCGCTTTCCATTCATACTCCCAGATGATCCTGATTCCTTACAGTCACGTAAAAGGACATGAAGTTCTACAGGCTTCTAATTATGCTGATATGGTAAGTTAGGTTTCGGAGgtagcaaaaaatattgttgaattaaaatttatctctaaaacaatgatttttatatttccttatatttcaaataatttattcagcttgcacacttttttaaatatacttaattattaaataatttttgatttaatgttgaaaatccaaatatttgctgatgtgatttttattatattacttagtagcttttgctcgcggcactGCCCACGTGAAAAAAGTTTTCCAAGATAACATggagtatatatttaaattaggcatctagcaatacatcggtaaaaactaca comes from the Manduca sexta isolate Smith_Timp_Sample1 chromosome 13, JHU_Msex_v1.0, whole genome shotgun sequence genome and includes:
- the LOC115446446 gene encoding zinc carboxypeptidase-like, with the translated sequence MILNILIIAVLVTTSYGIKSYENYKVYNVYPKSELDVERLNGLKNEEYDFWTDVVTVGNPARIMVSPAQDASFVSYMRSVGLAANVSIPNVKKLMDAQMQPASNADRSARLGSFSWDRYYNLQQIHAWLDELVTLYPGVVSTQVIGRSLEGREIKGVIIDFREGQRGENPRIAMIEGGIHAREWISPATVTWIIKEFLTSNDPEVRALAENFIWHIFPVVNPDGYSYTFAGDRMWRKNRNPANRVECTEDDNDLGNGIDLNRNFDYVWMTVGASSNPCSRTYAGPSPSSELEAQAIMQHVLSLKQKGNFLYYFAFHSYSQMILIPYSHVKGHEVLQASNYADMYEIAIYGAEKLKQRHGTAYKVGTSAEILYPVSGASFDWVKGVADIPIVYLFELRDVGEYGFMLPPEEIIPNNEEIMDCLLEMDKATRFLNYYERSGTNAVYISVMTLFTNLVFLVLFK